The following coding sequences lie in one Vibrio toranzoniae genomic window:
- the coxB gene encoding cytochrome c oxidase subunit II, translated as MKRLLVRLAWLLNGFVVVLVAPLVNASSEYNMTQGVTEISGKVYELHMLIFYICCAIAFVVFGVMFYSILRHRKSKGAVAAHFHESTKVEILWTIIPIIILIAMAIPATKTLIAMEDTSQSDLTVKITGSQWKWHYSYFGEDVEFFSLLATSDKEIDGIEVKGAHYLLEVDNPLVLPIDRKVRFLMTSDDVIHSWWVPAFAVKKDTIPGFINEAWTKIDEPGVYRGQCAELCGRAHGFMPIVVHAMEEEDFDAWLATQKELAIATQQAAQDALDASLSLEELNSLGEEVYKNRCAVCHQVNGGGIPGAFPAIKGSPVALGDVDVHIDTIVYGRGGTAMQAFDNQLTEKEIAAVVTYQRNAWGNDTGDVVQASDINAYKSKQSGGTESSTDEVQDNAKEQL; from the coding sequence TTGAAAAGATTACTGGTTAGGCTAGCGTGGCTTTTGAATGGTTTTGTTGTTGTTTTAGTAGCACCTTTGGTGAATGCAAGCAGTGAATACAACATGACACAAGGCGTCACCGAGATCAGTGGTAAGGTATATGAACTTCATATGCTGATCTTCTACATTTGCTGTGCGATCGCCTTTGTTGTTTTTGGTGTAATGTTTTATTCCATTTTGAGGCACCGAAAGTCGAAGGGAGCGGTGGCTGCCCATTTTCACGAAAGCACTAAAGTTGAAATCCTTTGGACCATCATTCCAATCATTATTCTTATCGCTATGGCCATCCCAGCTACTAAGACCTTGATAGCGATGGAAGACACCTCCCAATCAGATCTCACCGTAAAAATTACTGGTTCACAATGGAAATGGCATTACAGCTATTTTGGCGAAGATGTTGAGTTTTTTAGCCTTTTGGCAACTAGTGATAAAGAGATTGATGGCATCGAAGTAAAAGGGGCGCATTACTTGTTGGAAGTTGATAATCCGCTAGTACTCCCTATCGATCGTAAAGTTCGATTTTTAATGACTTCCGACGATGTTATCCACTCATGGTGGGTACCAGCCTTTGCCGTTAAAAAAGACACGATTCCTGGGTTTATTAACGAGGCGTGGACAAAAATAGATGAACCTGGTGTTTATCGAGGCCAGTGTGCTGAATTATGTGGTCGAGCACATGGGTTTATGCCAATAGTCGTGCATGCTATGGAAGAAGAAGATTTTGATGCATGGCTAGCAACGCAGAAAGAGTTGGCGATAGCCACACAGCAAGCAGCACAAGATGCATTAGATGCGTCACTCTCTCTAGAAGAGCTTAATTCCCTCGGTGAAGAAGTCTATAAAAATCGATGTGCGGTTTGTCATCAAGTCAATGGGGGAGGGATTCCGGGGGCTTTTCCTGCAATTAAAGGCAGTCCTGTTGCTCTTGGCGATGTAGACGTGCATATCGATACTATCGTTTACGGTCGTGGCGGCACGGCAATGCAAGCATTCGATAACCAGTTAACCGAGAAAGAGATCGCAGCAGTCGTTACATATCAAAGAAACGCATGGGGTAATGATACGGGCGATGTTGTGCAGGCTTCAGATATTAACGCTTACAAAAGCAAACAATCAGGTGGCACTGAAAGCTCAACGGATGAAGTGCAAGACAATGCTAAGGAGCAGTTATGA
- a CDS encoding LysE family translocator, which produces MIDLAILPVYLTAVVALLLLPGPDMLLIASSSMSYGRKVGLFASLGNATSGIILTVLAAMGVSALIAMSPVALKVLHLLGGTYLLKMGWDCLRTEQGNAPELSNNSAAKSYYQRALISNLLNPKALVFFVMFLPQFVSTNIEATSGEQMLILGLLLNILGLTFNFLLVALVGTIGKSLLENAQFRNYQQKVMGGVFIVLAVWMLSSFFTS; this is translated from the coding sequence ATGATCGACTTAGCCATCTTACCTGTTTACTTGACTGCCGTTGTCGCCCTCCTGCTTTTGCCCGGCCCTGATATGTTGCTTATCGCAAGCTCGAGTATGAGTTATGGACGTAAAGTTGGTTTGTTCGCGAGCCTAGGTAATGCGACGTCTGGAATTATTCTTACCGTATTAGCTGCTATGGGTGTCTCTGCGTTGATCGCAATGAGCCCAGTAGCTTTGAAAGTACTGCACTTGTTAGGTGGTACTTACTTATTAAAAATGGGGTGGGATTGCCTGCGAACAGAGCAGGGCAATGCACCTGAGTTAAGCAATAACTCTGCCGCCAAGTCGTATTACCAAAGAGCACTTATCAGCAATTTGCTCAACCCCAAAGCGTTAGTTTTCTTTGTTATGTTTTTACCTCAATTTGTCTCTACGAATATTGAAGCCACCTCGGGCGAACAGATGCTCATACTGGGTTTGTTGTTGAATATTTTAGGCTTAACCTTCAATTTTTTATTGGTCGCGTTAGTGGGGACAATAGGTAAATCTCTCTTGGAAAACGCACAGTTTCGTAACTATCAACAAAAAGTGATGGGCGGAGTTTTCATTGTGTTGGCCGTGTGGATGCTGTCTTCTTTCTTTACTTCGTAA
- the ctaD gene encoding cytochrome c oxidase subunit I, which translates to MSSPIHKPVKAAPAEDQALSHSAEGTLGNNDLPVDDHDSHAAPKGWARWLYSTNHKDIGTLYLWFSFTMFLIGGAMAMVIRAELFQPGLQLVEPDFFNQMTTVHGLIMVFGAVMPAFTGLANWMIPMMIGAPDMALPRMNNLSFWILPFAFLILIGSLFTEGGGPNFGWTFYAPLSTTYGPDSTALFVFSVHIMGISSIMGAINVIVTIVNMRAPGMTWFKLPMFVWTWLITAFLLIAVMPVLAGAVTMVLTDKYFGTSFFDAAGGGDPVMFQHIFWFFGHPEVYIMILPSFGIVSAIIPTFSGKRLFGYHSMVYATCSIALLSFLVWAHHMFTTGMPVFAELFFMYCTMLIAVPTGVKVFNWVATMWRGALTFETPMLFAIAFIVLFTIGGLSGLMLAIVPADFQYHDTYFVVAHFHYVLVTGAVFSIMAAAYYWLPKWTGHMYDHKLSLWHFWTSVISVNVLFFPMHFLGLAGMPRRIPDYAIQFADVNQVVSIGGFAFGLSQLIFLWLAIKCVRGGEPAPSKPWERAEGLEWTVASPAPHHTFTHPPKID; encoded by the coding sequence ATGAGTTCACCAATCCATAAGCCGGTGAAAGCGGCTCCAGCGGAAGATCAAGCTCTGAGCCATTCTGCGGAAGGTACACTGGGCAATAATGATTTGCCTGTTGATGATCACGACTCACATGCGGCACCCAAAGGTTGGGCTCGTTGGCTTTACTCGACCAATCACAAAGATATAGGGACACTTTATTTGTGGTTCAGCTTCACCATGTTTTTAATTGGTGGTGCTATGGCGATGGTGATTAGGGCCGAGTTGTTCCAACCAGGGTTACAACTCGTTGAACCGGATTTCTTTAACCAAATGACGACCGTCCACGGTTTAATTATGGTGTTTGGTGCTGTGATGCCTGCTTTCACAGGTTTAGCTAACTGGATGATCCCGATGATGATCGGTGCGCCGGATATGGCGTTGCCGCGGATGAACAACCTTAGCTTCTGGATTTTGCCTTTTGCTTTCTTAATATTAATTGGCTCTTTGTTTACAGAGGGAGGCGGCCCGAATTTTGGTTGGACATTTTATGCACCGCTCTCGACGACTTATGGCCCTGATAGTACGGCGTTGTTTGTATTCTCTGTCCATATCATGGGGATCAGCTCGATCATGGGGGCGATCAACGTCATCGTGACTATTGTCAACATGAGAGCTCCGGGTATGACGTGGTTCAAGCTACCTATGTTCGTATGGACTTGGTTAATCACGGCTTTCCTTTTGATAGCCGTGATGCCCGTGCTCGCCGGTGCTGTAACTATGGTACTCACCGACAAGTACTTTGGGACGAGCTTCTTTGACGCCGCTGGTGGTGGGGATCCGGTGATGTTCCAGCACATTTTCTGGTTCTTTGGTCACCCCGAAGTGTACATTATGATCTTACCGTCTTTTGGTATTGTCTCTGCGATCATTCCTACATTCAGTGGTAAACGCTTATTTGGCTATCACTCCATGGTGTACGCGACCTGTAGTATTGCTCTGTTGTCATTCTTGGTTTGGGCGCACCACATGTTCACCACGGGTATGCCAGTATTTGCAGAACTGTTCTTCATGTACTGCACCATGTTGATTGCGGTGCCTACTGGTGTGAAAGTCTTTAACTGGGTGGCGACTATGTGGCGAGGAGCTTTAACCTTTGAAACACCAATGCTGTTTGCTATCGCCTTTATTGTTCTATTTACGATTGGTGGGCTATCTGGACTGATGCTCGCCATCGTGCCTGCTGATTTCCAATATCACGACACCTATTTTGTAGTGGCTCACTTCCACTACGTTCTGGTGACGGGGGCCGTATTCTCGATAATGGCGGCGGCGTACTACTGGTTGCCTAAATGGACCGGGCATATGTACGACCACAAGCTCAGTCTGTGGCATTTTTGGACCTCAGTTATATCGGTCAATGTCCTTTTCTTTCCTATGCACTTCTTAGGTTTAGCAGGCATGCCGCGTCGTATTCCAGATTACGCTATTCAATTTGCTGACGTTAACCAAGTGGTGTCGATTGGTGGTTTTGCCTTTGGGTTGTCTCAGCTGATCTTCTTATGGTTGGCTATTAAGTGCGTAAGAGGCGGAGAGCCTGCACCGAGCAAACCGTGGGAAAGAGCGGAAGGGTTAGAATGGACAGTAGCAAGTCCTGCCCCTCATCATACTTTTACTCATCCACCTAAAATAGATTGA
- a CDS encoding cytochrome c oxidase assembly protein, producing the protein MDNRQSNQNRDAEQPRRSTKKLTGYLLLSVIGMFGFGFALVPLYDVMCEALGINGKTNTVSAVQPQGMQPDYSRTIRVEFMSHIKPDMPWQFSPEARVLEVHPGQVIQTNYFAKNLSGASLVGQAVPSVSPGMGATYFNKMECFCFNQQPLDGYKSAEMGLIFYIEPDIPESIHTLTLSYTLFNITNQVSGEASKPEVSTSTSSTLASN; encoded by the coding sequence ATGGACAACAGACAAAGCAACCAAAACCGCGACGCTGAGCAGCCAAGACGTTCAACCAAGAAGCTGACGGGTTATTTGTTGCTGAGCGTGATAGGCATGTTTGGCTTCGGCTTCGCTTTGGTGCCGCTCTACGATGTTATGTGTGAAGCCTTGGGAATTAATGGCAAAACCAATACCGTTTCTGCTGTGCAACCTCAAGGAATGCAACCTGACTACTCTCGTACAATTCGAGTTGAATTTATGTCTCATATTAAGCCAGATATGCCATGGCAATTTTCCCCCGAAGCACGTGTATTAGAGGTTCACCCAGGTCAGGTCATTCAAACGAATTATTTTGCTAAAAACCTATCAGGTGCTTCGTTGGTTGGACAAGCCGTGCCGTCGGTGTCTCCGGGAATGGGGGCAACCTACTTCAATAAGATGGAGTGCTTTTGCTTTAATCAGCAACCATTAGACGGGTATAAGAGCGCTGAAATGGGTTTGATATTTTATATTGAGCCTGACATCCCAGAATCAATACATACGCTTACGCTCTCTTATACGTTGTTTAACATCACGAATCAGGTGAGTGGAGAGGCAAGTAAGCCTGAAGTGAGCACATCAACATCGAGCACACTCGCAAGTAACTAG
- a CDS encoding fumarylacetoacetate hydrolase family protein, translating into MSSVINQEQLMNSKRTAIPTKVLCVGRNYVDHIEELNNTIPDAMVVFNKPSTSVTSSLCSFHQEALHYEAEICFIVENGQYSAVGLGLDLTKRELQSNLKAKGLPWERAKAFDGSAVLSRFVPTEHLDLSDLNLELFINCVRVQKGHVEQMLYSPQTILEELSSYTTLLDGDVVMTGTPKGVGEVHRDDIFLGRLKCGETTLIEIEWVAS; encoded by the coding sequence ATGAGCAGCGTTATAAATCAGGAGCAATTGATGAACTCGAAACGAACAGCAATACCCACTAAAGTCTTGTGTGTAGGGCGTAACTATGTCGATCACATTGAAGAGCTCAATAATACTATCCCTGACGCAATGGTGGTTTTTAACAAGCCGAGTACCAGCGTGACTTCTTCTTTATGTTCTTTTCATCAAGAAGCGTTGCATTACGAAGCTGAAATCTGCTTTATTGTTGAAAATGGTCAGTATTCTGCAGTAGGACTTGGATTAGACCTGACTAAACGTGAGCTACAAAGTAACTTAAAAGCGAAAGGCTTACCGTGGGAACGAGCCAAAGCCTTCGATGGCTCTGCTGTGTTGAGTCGTTTTGTGCCAACTGAACATTTAGATTTGTCTGACTTAAATCTAGAGCTGTTTATTAATTGTGTCCGCGTGCAAAAAGGGCATGTGGAGCAGATGCTTTACTCCCCACAGACCATTCTTGAAGAGTTATCTTCTTATACAACCTTGCTAGATGGTGATGTTGTGATGACAGGAACACCGAAAGGCGTCGGAGAAGTGCACCGAGATGATATATTCCTTGGCCGTCTAAAGTGTGGTGAAACTACTCTGATTGAGATCGAATGGGTGGCAAGTTGA
- a CDS encoding phospho-sugar mutase: MQDAMNWLTRDPDPRTREELQHLIDEGMHDELDDRFTQRLEFGTAGLRGKVGCGPNRMNRLVIQETATGLGHYLIEHVANTAIRGVIIGYDGRLDSKQFAIDTASVLTALGIKVYLTANVAATPIVAFGIKHFNAAAAVVVTASHNPPEYNGFKVYWENGAQIIPPHDAGIAAEIDIASTKPIPLISLSNAEQQGNLVWLTEGYYQTYRAAISQSPYVNKGIESANTTIAYTAMHGVGAQMAEDLLHDAGFHKVFSVTEQREPDGNFPTVNFPNPEEKGAMDLVINLAKSVDADIACANDPDADRFAVAVRTEGASYKMLTGDQVGVLFAHYLLSKPHTKNQLVGNSIVSSTLLEKVAQSHGASYFQTLTGFKWLANIGMQLEDKQNEFLFAYEEALGYTIGTQVRDKDGLSAIVIFAQLVEELKSQGRTVWDLLAQISFEHGVYTNAQRSIALDPDSPSIGSKLRAAQPKAINGVAISVIEDLQSSLRFVIGGNTEAINLPSSDVLIYHLEDGSRIIVRPSGTEPKVKVYYETVAKFEGTETYDDTRLRGEEYMDKLIERHQQELNS, encoded by the coding sequence ATGCAAGATGCGATGAACTGGTTAACGAGAGACCCAGATCCAAGAACTCGTGAAGAGCTGCAACATCTCATCGATGAGGGAATGCACGACGAATTAGATGACCGCTTTACTCAACGCCTAGAATTCGGAACGGCGGGATTGCGGGGCAAAGTAGGATGTGGCCCGAATAGAATGAATCGCTTGGTCATACAAGAAACAGCAACAGGGCTTGGACATTACTTAATTGAACATGTTGCGAATACCGCTATTCGTGGAGTGATAATTGGCTATGACGGCCGTTTAGATTCAAAGCAATTCGCAATTGATACCGCTTCTGTACTCACAGCTTTAGGTATTAAGGTTTACCTAACCGCCAATGTTGCGGCGACGCCTATCGTTGCTTTTGGTATCAAACATTTCAATGCTGCCGCTGCTGTTGTCGTGACTGCCAGCCACAACCCTCCGGAATATAATGGTTTCAAAGTATACTGGGAAAATGGTGCTCAAATCATTCCCCCCCACGATGCAGGCATTGCCGCTGAAATCGACATAGCATCGACTAAGCCAATTCCTTTGATCAGCCTAAGTAATGCTGAACAACAAGGTAACTTAGTATGGCTAACCGAAGGCTACTACCAAACGTATCGTGCCGCCATTAGTCAAAGTCCGTATGTGAATAAAGGGATAGAATCGGCGAATACAACCATTGCCTATACTGCAATGCATGGTGTGGGAGCACAAATGGCAGAGGACCTTCTACACGATGCAGGGTTTCACAAAGTGTTCAGCGTAACGGAGCAAAGAGAGCCCGATGGCAACTTCCCAACCGTTAACTTCCCAAACCCAGAAGAAAAAGGGGCAATGGATCTTGTGATCAACTTAGCGAAAAGTGTCGATGCCGACATTGCTTGCGCCAACGATCCAGATGCAGATCGGTTCGCCGTTGCTGTCCGAACTGAAGGTGCCTCATACAAGATGCTAACGGGCGACCAAGTGGGTGTGTTATTCGCACATTATTTGTTATCGAAGCCACACACAAAAAACCAGTTGGTTGGTAACAGTATCGTATCTTCAACCTTACTTGAAAAAGTAGCGCAATCTCATGGTGCTAGCTACTTCCAAACACTAACAGGCTTCAAATGGTTGGCCAATATTGGCATGCAGTTAGAAGATAAACAGAATGAGTTCTTATTCGCTTATGAAGAGGCTCTAGGTTACACAATTGGTACTCAAGTACGTGATAAAGATGGGCTGTCCGCTATCGTCATTTTTGCTCAATTAGTTGAGGAGCTAAAGTCTCAAGGTCGAACCGTTTGGGATCTTCTTGCGCAAATTTCGTTTGAACATGGCGTCTATACCAACGCACAACGAAGTATCGCGCTCGATCCAGATTCACCGTCCATTGGATCTAAACTCCGAGCGGCACAACCTAAAGCCATCAACGGTGTTGCTATCTCTGTGATTGAAGACCTGCAGTCTTCTTTACGCTTCGTCATTGGGGGCAATACGGAAGCCATTAACCTGCCTTCAAGTGATGTACTCATCTATCACCTTGAAGATGGCTCGCGCATTATCGTACGACCTTCAGGAACCGAGCCTAAAGTTAAGGTTTACTATGAAACGGTGGCAAAGTTTGAAGGAACAGAAACGTACGATGACACTCGCCTACGCGGTGAGGAATATATGGATAAACTGATTGAACGACACCAGCAAGAACTGAATTCTTAA